The nucleotide window aaaagaaaaaaaagaaaggtggGGATGGGAAGGAAagtaagaagaaaaggagaaaaaagaggaaaaaagagaagaaaagataagatagttttagcaatctttaattaaaattaaatattagaattttatttttataattaaaattaaatactaaaataattattttttagtccgaTACAACACAAAACATAGGTTTTCAccatttttacaatccagcttTTTAGTCCGACGCAGCATCAAACGTAagtcagtacttaatccagcttaggccaattcgagctaatccaagacagtcccAGGATTTAGTCCAATCCATGACAGTCTgccgtaccaaacgaccccaaaaaattgtctaaaTCCTTTCAGTGGCCTggaatggaaaaaaaagaaaaaagaaaaaaaaggaggatATCGTAACTATGGTAGTAGAATGTCCCACTTGACAGCAGCACAAATATTGAGACTTTGGCCTCCTGGTTTCTCCTCAGTGGCTCATTCAAGTCTCATGGAATTCCTTGTTCTACAATCATTTGTGATCGTGATCATGTTTTCATCAGTGATTTttggatgaaattttttgcttTACAGGATTCTAAGTTGTGCCTGAGTTCCAGATACGATCCACAAACGGATGGGCAAACTGAAGTGGTTAATAGATGCCTGAAAACCTATTTGAGAGGTTTTGTAGTTTTCAGCCTAAGCAATGGCTAAAAAGGTTGCCTTAGGCTGAATGGAGCTACAACACTTCCTATCATTCTTTTGCCAAAACTGCTCCTTGTGAGATTGTTATGGACAACCACCTCCTGCTCTTCTTGTGTATGAATCTTTCTGGAACTACAATGCTTGATGTATTGCACAGAAGCTTACATGCTAGGAATCTGCTCAGGTTTGTTCCATTTCAGCATATGTCCTTATCCAACTATTCATTCCACAAGCTTGCCCCATTTGAAAGTGTTAGCTCAGCTGCCAACACAACCGTATGGACTAAATTACAGGTCTTAAGAAGAACAAATGAATTGCACGTTATGCAGTACGAAGATATGAGTCTCTTTACCGACATGTATCGAGATCCTGCAGCTCATAGCTATACTTCCACCAAACATGCCTTCTTCACCATCAGTCTCAAGGACTGTTAGCCAATGCGAGGTTTGTTTTCAGCACAAAGGTCTCTAATCTGTTTAGTTCAATAGTGAttctaagttttttttttctttctaatctGATTATTTCATTGGGACTGCTTGAAGACGCTTGTAAGTTCATTCTGTATCTAGATTTAACTATTTGTGCTAAGTATCTATTTAATTATGTAAACTCTAAGAATTCGATACgaatttgattttccttttcGATTGTATGAAGTAAATAAATGTTAATGCATATGATACCTTTCACTGAACATATTGGAAACTAATAGGTCACACCTgagaaaaaaatgttttcgtttcaaatacaaatcaatCTCTTATTAAacagacaaaataaaaaacaaaaggaaaaacggATCAGCTAGCGATACAGACTACAAACTAGGTAGTCTGTACGCTAACTGATCGCTATATGCCAGCCGAATTTCCAATGAGGGTTCATAttccaataaaaaattaaattcaatccTGAGGAAACTATTTGGCCATAGACAGGGTTCTGGTTGAAACGCAATCCATATCTGCAAATTGAATCTTCAATTAGAGATGCTTGATGCCCAGCTAACCAACATCAGCAGTAGAACGGCAACACAAGATGAGCAAGTTCCAACTTCAGTATTATAGAATAGACTCTACAGAAGCCTGAGCTACTAGAAGTCCAAGTCAGCTCCTAACTAATCTTATCTGATGTCGAAGAATCCTAAATCCTTACTCTACTATATAAAGACAAGTCTCATACTAGACATTATAAAGAGAAGTGCCATACTGATCCCTCCtctcttgcattttcattcaaggtttagtttttttcatCAATAATTGTTATCAGGATAACATCCAATGCAGCTTGCGAAAAACCTTTTTACTTTAatgatgaaataaataaataaatcgaCCGGACGACCTAAAAACATCACGAATACCACAGAAAGACACCCCTGCTTTTTCTGCTAAACAGCAATCCATATTTCcatctgtttttatttttatttattttttctttctacctACCCTGTGACCATTTTTGGTTTGGACCACTGGATCTGGATAATAACACATGTGGTTTGAACCTCTGAGCTTAACATCTGAATCTCCGTGAACAATATCCAACTTCTATCTTTGCATCTGCGCATCTCAGCTTCAATCTGTTGAAAACTATTTATATAGTCAGCCCTTCTCTTTCTGCAGTGTATAAGCGCACACACCCACAAATACACAATAACAGAAACCCATCAAACATAAACTTCTTTTAAATGACAAGAACAACATCAACTATTTGAATTTAACACTTCTCTATCAACACAGTTGAACAAGTTGACAAAAGATAGTctggaagagagaaaagataTAGGAagacatatataaataaagtaaCCGATGAACgtttttttggtaaaattttgGATATACTTTTCTTTCGAagaatattatttgaaaatattatctcTCAGATCTCGCCCCAAAAGAATTGCCAAAACATCATTCCAGTATTAAGTCAAGGAACAGAACAACAAATAGCATAGAGAATCATGGATTTCCTCggaattgtttttaaaatagaaaatgcaCAAGTTTGCAATCCTTAACTTTTAGGAAGTAAAGGTTAATTgtcctttttcccttttgggtGATGAAAGCTCTATCATTCTCTCTCGTGCAACCATGAATGTATTTGAGAAACCAGTTTATCCAAATTTCATGTCAAAATACTCACATGAAAAGTAGGCCGCAGTACAAGTTTACCTCTCAGGAGTAGTTTTCTAGAGTTTTATCCAAACTGTTCTTAATAATGCTAACCAGTTACCCTGCCAAAAGTAACAGATAGATTTCAAAAATTGTttccaaaatatgaaaaagacgaagagaaaaaataaaacagatgTTCTTTCAGTAACATTCCAAGAGCATCAGTTCATTTAACGACGCAAAGAAAATACATTAACACTAtcacaaaatagaaaaagggaAATCTATTAAATCAGTTGGAATAAGAACAGAAACTCACATTGGGCCCATCAACTGAAGAAACCAGTGTGGCTGACAGTTGACTTTGAGAAAATGTTTCTGGACTTGTCCAGTCATACATGATTATTGCAAGTTGTTTGTTTACTACAACTAGTGCCTTCCCATCATACACACAGGCAGAACCACTTTCAGTCTAGCAATGCAAAGCAGTTGCAGGCTAGTTAGTCAACTTTCATTCAGATTCAACATTACACTTCAATATTAATAATCTCTGCTTGGTAGAGCAGGCTTAACAGCCCAAAAAAACTGTGTTTACATAATATGGCTAAAGGGGGCCTCTTTCATGGTGCTGACCAATATGCCAATCCAACTAGGATAGTTCTCTAGGTTATGTCATTTTCGGAACCAAAAGCATAGCCTGTTTCTAATGCAATATTCGAGCCACTCGAATTTTCCACCAAAGCTTCCTTGCTTCGTTTGTAAACCCTGAACTATAAAGACCATCAAAGACAGCCCGTTGGGTAGCCTTGGGTATTTTCTTCCCATGTCTTAAACATTTCATCATAAGCTTGGATGCCAATCGAAACCTTCCAGCCTTGCAAAGATTGTGCACCAAGGAGGTGTAGGTAAATGAATCTTTAGTCTCCATTGATTTGTACAATTCCATTGCACGATCGATTTGACCAGCTTTACATAAGCCATCAATCATGCAGTTGAGGGCAACCAAGTTTTCATGGAAGCCCATCATTTTCATATAATGTAAATGTTTTTGAGCCCCGCTAATATTACCGGCCTTACACAATCCATCAATTATAATTGTGTGGGTATACTTGTCGCACAGCAGACCTCCATTCTCCATTTCATCCAACAGCTTATAGGCAGCTTCAAACTTACCTTCTCTACAATACATGTTGAGTAAGGTGTTGTAAGCTACTAAATCAAGTTCAACGCCGTTCCTTATTGTCTGTTCCATGCAAGCATTTGCCTCTTCTATCCTCCCAGTCTTAACCAAAGCAGCAACGACTGTGCAGCATGCATAGCCATCAAAAGTATACCCTTTACCCATCATAACTGACATAATCTCAAGCCCTTTGTCATACTTGTTGGACCTAAAGCAGCATTTCATAACTGTAGTGTAGGTTATGAGACTTGGCTCATGGCCTGATTCCCCAAGTTCCTTTAGAATTCTCCTTGCTTGTCTCAATCTGCGTGTCTTGCATAGCCAGTTGATAAGAATATTGTATGTCACCAATTGGGGAACAAATCCATGGCGTTGCAAATTCCTATATAACATAAGGGCATTATCGATGTATCCATTGTTACAAAGGCCATTAATCATTATGTTAAGCGTAGCTGGGTGGGGAGTAAGATTGCTAAGTAAAATATCCTGAAATACTTTGTTGGCTTCATCAGGTTTTCCTAATTTAAAGAAACAATGCATCAGAATGTTGTAGCTCCATAAATTAGGATGTACACCTGCTAGTAACATTTCCTCAAACAAATCCAGGGATCGTGACAATAAGCAATTCTGGGTCGCCCCGGACATCAAAGAATTGTAAGTAATGACATTTGGACTTATCCCAGCTTCTTTCATTCTATGAATAACAGAATAAGCTGCATCTAAGCTAACAAACCGAGAATAGGCACTAACCAAAGTATTGTAAGTTACCACATCTGGAATCAACCCTAATCTTATACCGTCAATTACAATGGCTTCTGCTTTCTCCAATAGCCGGACTTTACAAAATGAAGCTATGCATATGTTCAACAGCTTAGTCGATAATCCACCAACCATCATTTACATCATCACACATAATGACTTCCTACGAGAAACCCAAGCCAAGCCTACAATATCCCAAAATACAATAAactcgttttttttttgtcagtgAAACAACACAAGAGTGttatcaaatcaaatgatGTGAATCCCGAAATCCCTAAATTCTAGCTTAGCTGAATCCCTAAATATGAAGTTAGgaacaaaatcagaaattaaatgaCAACACGAGGAGGCTAGGAGCTCACCAGGTCCCGTGGAGTATGGAGACTACTGACGGagaaacaagaagaaacaGACGAGAGGAGGCTGGACCCTGGAAATGGAGCGGCTGCTGCTGCAACCTGCAAGATGGGGCACTGTCGGGTCGGGTCGGGCTTGGTGCAACCTACTCTACTGGGGGTAAGTTTTAGGGTGGttttttcaacattttttttatttaatttagagaattaaaaatatggatCCCGTGGATGACATGTGGAtactaaaataaatacactaatGACATGACCCAAGAGACTTCTCCAAACGTATCTAGTGCCTGCCTCTCCCTCCATCTCCTACGATCTCATCTCTCTTACCTCTCCTTTTTCCGAcggcttcttcttcctcacctcACTTCTCCGACGGCTGCATCTTCCTACCTTTTACTCTCGCATTTCGTTTTCTCAATCCCAAATCCTTGCCCCTTATCTCTCCTCTTCTCACTGTTCCTTCTCAATCTTCAATCTTCGCAACTCAGCTACTACTTCATCAGTCGCTTCTGGTACACCCAAATTCAGCTCCTTTTTCGCTCTCTCTTGCTCTTCTTCAAGACTTGAACGCAAGCACACACGAACGCACATATGTATATGCACTaatttctgtgttctgcttCTTCAGTGTACTGTGGCAGCagaataacaaaattgaaagaggCAAGCTTTTCTTTCACACTAATGGCAATGTAAGTATCGTTTCATCATTTTTGCTTATTGATTTCTatacattattatttttgcgaCTTATACGTAGTTGTAGTCTTGTGCTGTTGTTCTGTTCGTAGGTTTCGAATTTCTGATAATATGGGTATGATTTTTAATAGATTGTGAGATTTAATGGATCTTCTGGTTGTGCTAATTTCTGAGTGAGGGATTTGGGTTGGTATGTTGGGTTATGAATTTGTTTGGAGGGTGAAGGGGAAAACTATGTATTCACATGTTTAACTCAAATTGTGACAAGGCTGTGGATTTTCTGAAAAAGGTGGTTTCTTCATAAATCAGCACTTCCCTTTGTTTATCTGTTCTATTTATTGCCTATTTTCGCATATCATTCTTTTCCCTTCTGCGTCTTCTAAGCTGACTTTTCATAGTGCACTTACTGAGAATAAAACATTTAAGGATAAttcttttttgcatttttttcaatttgcagTGCAGCTGTTTATTAGTGTCTTTTATTTCTTGGCTGGTACTACGTTCTTTTTAATGTTGTTGGTTCTGTTTCTGAGTGCTCTAGTTCTTTACTCAGTGGATATCTTGTCCATTGTTTTGTAGTTTTCCTAAGCTGACTTTTCATAGTGCACTTACTTAGCATAAAACGTTTAAGGATAATtcctttttgcatttttttcaatttgtagTGCAGCTGTTGTTGGTTCTGTTTCGGAGTTCTCTAGTTCTTTACTCTGTGGATGTCTTGTCCATTGTTTTGTAGTTTTCCTCTCTCCTTGTTGAAAATGTGGTtcttatataataaattgagGTATGGTATctagttaagaaattgatcaCCTTACAACTATAACAGTGTTGGGTTTTCCAGTCCATCATGAGTTTCCTAAGCTTATGCCTTCTTTTTGTGGTCATCTTGACCAGCTCTGTATTTTATTGTTATAtgcaataaaattttgttccttttttcttaaaaaaaataaaataataactaatAGTCTTGGAGGATATGAATCCTATTCTCAGGTTTTATAAACATGTTATTCAGATTCCTTTATGATTAGAATTCCTAATTGATGAAGCCCACTATTGTGGCTATACAAGGAGATCTGTTGTGCCAGTTCACAACATTTAAACTGAATATCAGGTATTTGATGAAATACTAAATCTATTACCTTGATGCCTTTTTAAATCTATTAACTGGTGCTTCATTTCGTCTTTTGGATCTAGACATGCTTCTTCTATACTCTAAAATAATTGGAAGTATGGaatgagagaaagaaaaaccattacATAAGAGAAAAGGCATAAGAATAATGGAAATAGTttctagaaagaaaaagaattatagAAGATGCATACAAAGACTCTGAAGCTTCTACCTTTAGTACTGAACCTTTCTCAGCTTCACCCATTTGTGGGGAGGAAAATTGGGTGGAGAGGGAGTTGGCTGGTGATATAGAACAGTAGAAGGAACGTAGGTGCtgctgattttattttattttaaataaattttacagACTCATTTTTAAAGctgtccaatttttttaaaatgaacttgctctattttaatatttgtatgcagatttttgttcttttggggTTTTCGAAGTTTTCCAAAGGGTAGTTTTGacttcaaattcataaaagtgTAAAATGATACGCGAGTCAGTTGCTGTGCATTTACTCaacatgatttttattttagaatggtCCGCGTTTTTACAAGCACATTTGAAATTGTGTTATTGGTTActtacatttttttgttttgttttttctttcctaatatgttatgattttgattttgtgtgtGCTTGTTAAGTTGATGCTCCATTAAGTAGATTTTTCGACCAAAGAAAATTTAAGTGGATTTTCAGTTATTATGGTAGCatgcttttattttgttttgttttctcatgGTACTGCTTTTTTTGCATGTCAGTGGATCTAACAATAACAAGGTCTACAATAACTCTACATTGGAGCAATAATTAGCTTAAAGTCTCATCAGAAGCTACAATGAATGAGATATGAAGTTGGATGTTTTTGTCTTCATCGGGTGTCTTTACCAGCCTCTTCTCTGACACCAAGGCATTGTATTATGCTTGGAGGGTTAACTTCCTTTTACAGCTGGAACAAAAGCCTTTATTAGCTGCCATTTTCCTATTGGAATGGTAGTTCTTGTCTTACGTTTCGTATAGTTGCACAATGGATGACCTCATTAGCTTGGATGTCGGAACTATACCAAAGTAAAGTGGTGCAATAACTCAAAGCACAAACTGCACTCTTGAACTAAAAGCCAACTGACTTGATGGGTAAGGAAAACTTATCGGAAGCTAGCATCGGAGCTAGTGAGGAAGGTGACTCACCTGGACAGAGTGATTCTTTAGGTACTCACTCACGCCATAGTCTTGACAATGAGGCCGGCTTATCAACTTGTCGCGTGTGCCAATGTGCTGAATCTGACAAAAGGGGAGATGCAGCTTTAGAGTTTTTGGGTATCACTCCTCCTACACAAGAAACATGTATAAGCCATGGGCAAGTAAAGCCTGATAGCAGGGTAGCCCTTAAAGATGCTGAAGGTGATATGTATGTCAAGAAAAATGCTGGAAAAGAATCTGGGTTTTTGGAGTTTATAAGCCCTGATGGAGAGGTTTTCATTTGTGGTGCTGATTTAGAGACAGGTTCATGTCACCATGAAGACACATTAGTTGAGCTTGGTTGCTCTTGCAAAAATGACCTTGCTTTGGTACACTATGCGTGTGCACTCAAATGGTTTATCAACCATGGGTCCACTGTTTGTGAAATCTGTGGACGTCTAgcaaaaaatatcagaatttcaGACTTCAAAAAGGTTATGATTTCCTTGAAGGAGTATGAAATATTGAGGGAAAGAACAGCTAGGGGGGAACCGGATGCCACACAGGTTAATACAAGTACAGGTATAGATCCTGATGCTGTAGCTGCTATCAGAAGGCAAAGACTGAGTGAGATTTCACTATGGTTTACCCCGCATAATAATAGTAACAATAATAACAATACAAGTACCAATTCTGTTTCAATTTCACAAGCTGTATCAGAACAACCTCAGAATACTGTTGTTGCCCCTGCTGAAAATCCTGCAACCAAGTGGGCTGTGGAAGGTACCGGGATTCTGCTTGCTACAGGGCTGCTTACTGTTACTCTTGCATGGCTTATAGCTCCTCGTGTTGGGAAGGTATGTCAAAATTGGTGTCATTCagcttattaaaaaaagggtacAGATTGGAAAATATTTCTTCAACATCCTGCAAGTTTTGTGGGGAAACTTAATTTATTTGTCTATTGACTTATCTTTACATGCTGgtaaaattcaaaacttttcACAAACATGAGCTGACTGACCTTCCAAATTGCATGCGAGGGACCAGAAGGAGAAAGATTTAATACTCCCATCACTTTTCTTCTGCCACAGTATGCATGACTTTTGAAGCTAAAAATGGATCTTTGCTATAATCCCCATGCACTCCATCTTTTCTTCTCtggttcttttttcctttctgtcTCCTTCGATGACCCATCATCTGGATTAAGAAGTCCAACCACCTCCTTGTCACCTAACACCTGCTTGTTCCACTATTTCAAGTCCTTTTGAGAGCTTGAAGCTTGTTTTCGAAAACAAAGGCATGGTTAAAGCACAAGATTATAACCCCCTCTGTGAACCTCTGATCTCTCCACAAAACCTTAAGAGTTAATTCACATattcaatcaaattaaattgTGCCTTACCCTTGTGTAAGCCCCCACAATCTAACAAGTGTGGCCAGTGATTTGAAATGGTTGTTCGAAGCAAGCTTATCGAAACATCTGGGAAGGGCTCCTTGTCCATAGAAAATAAAGGATTCACTCTTAACATTGACAGTAACTCTTGATTATTGGACCTTGTGTAATCAACTCCCACTAGCAGCACATACATCAGAGCGCTGAACTCCACGAAATTCCCTAACTTTTTGACTGAAATCTGATCAGCTAATATCCCCTCGCATCCCCCAAGCTtcataacatatttctctagACAGAACATATAAAGAAACCCAACCATCCAAACATTGAAGTATACATTAGATTGATAACCTACTCTCATGTCCTTCACCTTCCTAAACATCCTCATACCCAATGAAGTAAAGGGCCCTTGCTTGCCAATACCTGACATGTAATTCAGAAAAACAACTTTCCTATAAACTCTGTATGAAAGGACGAAAGATGTACTCACCTTAATTTTTGAAAGCGGACAACATCAACATGCCAACCCTTTTACCAaatttttaataatcaaaGTGTTTCGTAGGTCATTCACATTTTGGACATGTGAAGATAAAGTTCTTGTCTTCATCTCGAATCAAAGCATGGGATTTGAATCAACATCCTCATATTTGCCTATTGAGGCCATTTTTTTATCACATCAAGTTATGCAATGCTTTTCTGTCCTATATTTCTGATGAACTCTAGTTGGGTGTGCAGAAAACTGCCAGCAGCGGTCTTCATATTCTCCTGGGAGGAATTTGTGCTTTAACAGTAGTGGTTTTCTTCCGCTTTGTAAGTAACTTATATCTCTCCTTCATTTATCATGCGTGTTTACATtgtatttgattgattttcaTTGGCTCATACTATGGCTACATTAGGATTTAATATGGTTGGGTTAATTCAATGTTTTCCAgtatatatgattttattaattaatggaTATTCATGGAGATACTGATGTAGAACAACCAACGAGAAAGGATCTTAGAAGATAAAAGGAATTAGGTTCAAGAGAAGAGGAATAAATTGACAGAACAAGGGGAGAATTAGAAACAGAACTTATAGATCTTTGAAGAGAAGACACAGGGAGGGATACTTAAGGAGAAAATCTGTTTTTCAGTCATTTAAGTCTGCCTCAATTGAATTACAAAGCATGCATTTATAATGACCTAATTTTGGTAGAAACAGGAAAGTAATAAGAACTGGAAGCTAACAAATAGTTTAGGAAACTCAATTAGAATAACCCTATTTCAACTCTCTAACTCATTCTGCATTTGATACCATAAGCTAAGGGTGTGGGAGAGTTGGTTGAGagatttatataaaattttatatataaaaaaggctTAATTATCGATGTGCCCCCCTGTGCTTCACCGAAAATCTCACTTTGCCCCCCTACACTTCAAACTGAGTCAATATGCCTCATGTGCTTTATTTTTGTGTCCCCCGTTACCCCCCTTCCGTCAGTTTGGTCAGTAAAACTGTTAACTTGCTTACGTGGCATGAGTATTTTAgatattttagttttaaaaaattttcaaattttaaattaaatttttaaaaaactgtttaaaacattttaataattagaaagttcttttaaaaaaaatttaaagccCTTGGTACCCGAATAGCCCCACCACCACAACAACCCAACCCGTCTCCACTGCCACTCGCTGCCCTCAACCTATGGCCACCACTCCACCATTGTTCAAATATGATACCCCACCCAGGTGATGCACCCACCCCAAACCATTAATAACAATCAATCCCAACCCACCTAGCCACTTTCAACCCCAGCCATACTCACCCCGAGCTGACACCCCAAATCCACAGCCAACCTCACAAATCCAATCTGCCACAAGCTGTAGCCATCCCAACAAATTACCCGAACGCCAATACCCCAAGGCGCAAGAACTTCTATTATCTTCTCCAACtgggtttgatttgatttcatgCTTGTCATTTTCACATATTCTCTGTGCAGCCATGAGGGTTATGCGATTGGAGTTTACAAACATTAAACtcattttgaagaaatttattttgtttattatttttttaccatGGCGGAGGAGAAATCAGGATGGCAAGATGGGGAGGGAATGGTAAGCATGGGTTGGGGGTGGTTGTTGGCGATGGGGAAGGATTGggttgtggtggtggggtTCTATTCGGGTGCTGGGggatttattttttccctcttttctaatttattttattattaaaatgtttttaaactgttttaaaattttgagaatttttaatagttaaaattactaaaataccCATACCACGTCAGCAAGTTAACGATTTTAGTGACCAAACTAACGGAATGAGGTAACGGGGaatgcaaaaataaagcaCAAGGGGCATATTGACTCAGTCTGAAGTGTAAGGGGCAAAGTGAGATTTTCGGTGAAGCACAGGGGGCATATCGATAATTAagcctaaaaaaattatattcacAAATTTGAGTaagataaatataaaaatgctTTCTTGGTAAAGTACTCTCCTTAATTGAACCGCACCactataaaataaagaaaatcacaAATTTGATTTTCACAGTAAactcataaaatataaaaggcTATAATCAAGGTTGCTGCACTTTGTGTGCATGTGTGTCTGGATGCCCTTTAGTTTACATAGATAGGATTGCAGATGACCTGTTGATTGATAATGATTTTctctttggattttattttgtatgcacgCATGCATAAATGCATGTCCTAAATGTTAGCAGTAGCAAACTGAAAACAACTTTGCCAACTTCCTTTGGCAACCTGAAACTATTATGTACCTACTCAAGagaaaagaatgaaataaTATGCTCAAGATATGCTGCACCTTTGTTCTGTTCTCTGAAACTGTAAGTAGACTGACTgttattttatcttttgcGTGAGGGGAGATGGTTGGTGGGTGGGATGTTGGTTTATGTTGTTTCATCTCCATCCTGTATTCTTTATCttattgtataaatttttagTACCTTGAAATAGAAGACGACCAAGCCAGCAATTGCTGGGATGCAAAATTGTGGGCGgcttttaattgatttaagaCATTTAGTTCGCAGATTGGAAGTTTGGTTACTCCATTCTGTTTCAACTAAAGAGATGTATTAAGAGAAGTTTTTCTATGAACAAGCTTTGAGGAAATTTTGATTATACACACGAATTCGAGTGCAGTCATAATTTTAACTCACGAGTATTAAGTATGGACCGAATGACAATGAGATGTATAAATCACCATAATAATCTTCTATTTGTTtcctatataaaaacaataataatattttttcttttaaatgtgACAGTTTGTGCTCACCAGAATCAAGTATGGACCTGCTCGCTACTGGGCAATATTATTCgtcttttggtttcttgtcTTTGGTATTTGGGCTTCACGGACACACAGTTCTCATACAAcatgatttatatatatatatatatatatatagtttatgCATATAaatccattatt belongs to Prunus persica cultivar Lovell chromosome G4, Prunus_persica_NCBIv2, whole genome shotgun sequence and includes:
- the LOC18781023 gene encoding pentatricopeptide repeat-containing protein At5g46680, which codes for MMVGGLSTKLLNICIASFCKVRLLEKAEAIVIDGIRLGLIPDVVTYNTLVSAYSRFVSLDAAYSVIHRMKEAGISPNVITYNSLMSGATQNCLLSRSLDLFEEMLLAGVHPNLWSYNILMHCFFKLGKPDEANKVFQDILLSNLTPHPATLNIMINGLCNNGYIDNALMLYRNLQRHGFVPQLVTYNILINWLCKTRRLRQARRILKELGESGHEPSLITYTTVMKCCFRSNKYDKGLEIMSVMMGKGYTFDGYACCTVVAALVKTGRIEEANACMEQTIRNGVELDLVAYNTLLNMYCREGKFEAAYKLLDEMENGGLLCDKYTHTIIIDGLCKAGNISGAQKHLHYMKMMGFHENLVALNCMIDGLCKAGQIDRAMELYKSMETKDSFTYTSLVHNLCKAGRFRLASKLMMKCLRHGKKIPKATQRAVFDGLYSSGFTNEARKLWWKIRVARILH
- the LOC18778402 gene encoding uncharacterized protein LOC18778402, whose protein sequence is MGKENLSEASIGASEEGDSPGQSDSLGTHSRHSLDNEAGLSTCRVCQCAESDKRGDAALEFLGITPPTQETCISHGQVKPDSRVALKDAEGDMYVKKNAGKESGFLEFISPDGEVFICGADLETGSCHHEDTLVELGCSCKNDLALVHYACALKWFINHGSTVCEICGRLAKNIRISDFKKVMISLKEYEILRERTARGEPDATQVNTSTGIDPDAVAAIRRQRLSEISLWFTPHNNSNNNNNTSTNSVSISQAVSEQPQNTVVAPAENPATKWAVEGTGILLATGLLTVTLAWLIAPRVGKKTASSGLHILLGGICALTVVVFFRFFVLTRIKYGPARYWAILFVFWFLVFGIWASRTHSSHTT